The Streptococcus viridans genome includes a window with the following:
- a CDS encoding PTS system mannose/fructose/N-acetylgalactosamine-transporter subunit IIB: MTIVGCRIDGRLIHGQVANLWTTKLNVSRIMVIDDEVAQNDIEKSGLKLATPPGVKLSILPVAKAAENILAGKYDSQRLFIVARKPDRFLGLVEAGVPLETLNVGNMSQSDETRPITRSINVVDADVEAFHKLAEKGVKLTAQMVPNDPIEDFLKLLK; the protein is encoded by the coding sequence ATGACTATTGTAGGATGCCGTATCGATGGACGTTTGATCCACGGGCAGGTAGCCAACCTATGGACTACCAAACTAAATGTTTCACGTATCATGGTGATCGATGATGAAGTCGCTCAAAATGATATCGAAAAAAGTGGCTTGAAACTAGCGACACCGCCTGGTGTCAAGCTCAGTATCTTGCCAGTAGCAAAGGCTGCAGAAAATATCTTGGCTGGAAAATATGACAGCCAACGTCTCTTCATCGTAGCTCGCAAGCCAGACCGCTTCCTCGGCTTGGTAGAAGCAGGTGTGCCACTTGAAACTTTAAACGTTGGGAACATGTCTCAATCAGACGAGACTCGTCCGATTACTCGTTCGATCAACGTAGTGGATGCCGATGTGGAAGCCTTCCACAAGCTAGCTGAAAAAGGAGTTAAGCTAACTGCCCAAATGGTTCCAAATGATCCAATTGAAGACTTCTTGAAGTTGCTCAAATAG